A window of Streptomyces sp. NBC_01689 genomic DNA:
GTGTTGACCAGGAAGAGGACCACGACGCCCAGGTAGACGCCGTACTCCTGCAGGAGGTGCAGCAGTCGGTCGCGGTCGGCGGTCATCCGCCCCAGGGTCAGGTCAGTCATCGTGGCCTCCCGGGCCGGTGCCGCTCCCGGTGTCCGCGGGTGCGGCGGCGATGGCGCGCATGAGCCGGTCCTCGGTGACGGCGTCACCGGTCAGTTCCTCGACGACCGCACCGTCCTTGAGGACGATCACCCGGTCGCTGCCCTCGATCAGTTCCTCGGGGTCCGAGGAGATGAGCAGGACGCCGAGTCCGTCGTCGGCCAGTTCGTCGATCAGTTTCTGCACCTCCGCCTTGGCGCCGACGTCGATGCCCCGGGTCGGCTCGTCGAGGAGCAGGACCTTGGGCTGCATGGCCAGCCAGCGGGCCAGCAGGACCTTCTGCTGGTTGCCGCCGGACAGTTCGCCCACCTTCTGGTGAGGGCCCGCGGCCTTGATCCGCAGCCGCTTCATGAAGGTCTCGACGATCCGGTCGATCCGTGCCTCGTCGACCAGGCCGAAGCGGGAGAGGCCCGGCAGCGCGGCGAGCGCGATGTTCTCGCGGACCGAGAGGCCCGGCACGATCCCCTCGGCCTTGCGGTCCTCGGGGAGCAGGCTGATGCCCGCCCGGATCGCGGCGGGTGTGGAGCCGCTGCGTACCCGGGCCCCCGCGACCACGACCTGCCCGGAGTCGGTGGGCAGCGCGCCCGCGATGGCCTTGGCCGTCTCGGTCCGGCCCGACCCGAGCAGACCGCCGAGGCCCACCACCTCGCCGGGGCGGACCGAGACGGACACCGCGTCCAGTTGGTGACGTACGGTCAGTTCAGTTGCCTGGAGCACGGGTTCGGCCTCGGCCTGGTGGCCGCCGGCGAACTTGGTGAGGCCGTCCTCGCGTACGTCCGTGATCTCGCGTCCGAGCATCAGCGCGACGAGTCTCAGCCGGTCGAGTTCGGCGATACGGCCGGTGTGCACGACCTTGCCGTCGCGCAGCACCGTGACCGTGTCGCAGATCTCGTACAGCTCGTCGAGCCGGTGACTGACGTAGATCACCGCGATACCCCGTTCGCGCAGCATCCGGATCACGCCGAACAAGGTGCGGACCTCGCGGGGTTCGAGCGAGGAGGTGGGTTCGTCCATGACGACGACGCGGGCGTCGACGGAGACGGCGCGGGCGAGCGCCACCATCTGCTGTGCTCCGACGCCCAGTTCGCGCAGCGGGCGGCGCACGTCGACGCGCAGCCCGAGCTCGCGCAGTGCCGCGTCCGCCTCCCGGTGCATGCGCCGGAAGTCGATCAGGCCCAGCCGGTTGCGGGGTTCGCGGCCCAGGAAGAGGTTGCGGGCCACGGTCATCAGGGGGACGAGGTTGACCTCCTGGTAGATGGTGGATATGCCCGCGTGCTGCGCATGCAGCGGGGTGGCGAAGCGGACCGGGGTTCCGTTGTACGTCACCTCGCCCTCGTCGGGCTGGTAGACCCCGGTGAGGACTTTGATGAGGGTCGACTTGCCCGCGCCGTTCTCGCCGATGAGGGCGTGCACCTCCCCGGCGCGGGCCGTGAAGTCCACCTGGGACAGGGCCTTCACGCCGGGGAAGGTCTTGGACAGACCGGTGACCGACAACATGTCAGTAGGCCTTGCCCAGGTCCGACTTGGCGTTGGCGGTGGTGTACTCGCTGTCCTGGATGACGATGTCCTGGGCGACCTTCTCCCCCTTGGTGAAGGAGTCGAGTGTCTGGAAGGCGAGCGGCCCGAAGCGGGGGTTGGACTCGACGACACCGTCGATCCAGCCGTCGACGATGCCCTGGACGGCGTTGCGGGTCCCGTCGATGGTCACGATCTTCACCGCGCCCGGCTGCTTGCCCGCGCCCTTGAGGGCGTTGACCGCGCCGAGTCCCATCTCGTCGTTCTCGGCGTAGATCCCGGTGATGCCGGGCTTGGACTGGATGAGGTTCTCGGTGACCGACTGGCCCTTCTCCCGGGCGAATTCACCGGTCTGCTTGAAGACGATCTTGAGGCCGGGTGCCTTCTCCTTGACGCGGTCCTCGAAGCCCTTGGTGCGTTCGGTGGTCACGTTGTTGCCCGCGGCGCCGAGCAGGATCGCGATCTCGCCCTTGCCCCCGGTCGCCTCGATCATCCGGTCCGCGGCCCGCTTGCCCTGCTCGACGAAGTCGGAGCCGATGAAGCTCACATAGTCCTTGCAGGCGGCGGCGTTGATCTTACGGTCGATGGTGATGATCGGGATGTGCTTGGCGGAGGCCGAGCGCAAGACCGGCTCCCAGCCGTCCGAGTTGAGCGGTGCGATCACCAGGAGGTCCGCGCCCTTGGCGATGAGGTCCTGGACGTCGCTGATCTGCTTGGAGAACTGCGACTGGGCGTTGGCCGTCAGCAGCTTCACGCCCCGCTGCTTCGCCTCGGCCTTGATCGACGCGGTCTCCGCGATCCGGAAGGGGTTGGCCTCCTTCTCGGACTGGGAGAAGCCGACGGTCGCCGACTTCAGGTCGGTCTTCTTCGCGCCGTAGGCGTCTATGGCACAGGTCGGGCCGGAGCCCGTGGACGGTGAGGCGACGACCTGTCCCCCATCGCCCTGGCTGGTGGAGCTCTTGTCCTTGTCGGCGGAGTCGTCCTCCGACTTCGCGCAGCCGGAGACGAGCGCCAGGCTCGTGATGAGGCCGGTGGCGAGGAGGGTCCTGGCGTAGGTGCGGTGGCGAGGTGCGATCGGCTTCATGGAGTCCCCAAACGGCGCGGCCCCGGCGCTGAGAGCGCTCCCGGGGGGTGATCGGCTCTTGCGGTCAACTCGGTGTACACGTCGTTCCGGGGAGGTTTTTACATCGTTGGAAGGAGGCTGTAAAGCCTTCGGTCCGAAATCTCGTCAGCGCCGCCCCAGCGTGCTCTCGCGCTCCACCAGCCGGAAATCCGCAGTCAGTTCACGTCCACCGGGCTCCGTACGACCCGACAGGCTGCGCAGCAGGGAAGCCACCGCCATCCGCGCGATGGCCTGCTTGTCCGGCGAGATCGTCGTCAGCGTGACGGCACCGAACCGCCCCTCCTCGATGTCGTCGAAGCCGACCACCGCGACATCCCACGGCACCCGCAGCCCACGCTCGTGCAGCACCCGCATCGCACCGATCGCGACCAGGTCGTTGTAGGCGAAGACCGCGTCCGGACGCACACCGGAGTCGAGCAGCCGGGCCATGCCCCGCGCCCCCTCCTCCCGGTCCCAGCCGCCGACCGGCACCACCAGGTCGTCGGGTGCCGGCACGCCGGCCTCCGTCAGTTCCTCGCGCCAGCCGGCCAGTCGCAGATGGGCCGGCCGGTTGGCCGAATCCGTACGGGCCCCGAGATAGGCGATCCGTGAGCGTCCGCGGCTCAGCAGATGGCGTACCGCACTGCGCGCGGCCGCCACGTTGTCGATCGCGATGTGGTCGTAGGGCAGTTCGTACTCCCGCTCGCCGAGCAGGACGAGCGGCACGTCGTCGGTCCGCGAGCGCAGGTCCTCGGCCTCGAGCTCCAGCGGACTGAGGATCAGTCCGTCGATCACATTGGCCCGGAAGCCCTGGCTTACCAGCACCTCCTGCTCCCGATCGCCCCGCGTGTGGTCGAGGAGCACGGTGAACTCGTGCTCGGCGGCCGCGTCGATGACCGCTCCGGCCAGCTCGGCGAAGTACGGGTTGCCGAGCTCGGGAATGGCGAGGGCGATGATGCCCGTACGCCCCTTGCGCAGGCTGCGCGCCGTGAGGTTCGGCCGGTAACCCAGCTCGTCGATCGCCTCCTGGACCCGGGCCCGCATGGCCGGAGTGACGTGCGGATAGTTGTTCACGACGTTCGAAACCGTCTTGATCGAGACGCCGGCGTGCTCCGCGACGTCCTTCAGGCTGACCCGCAAGGGATCTCCTCTCCATCGATGTGCGTCTCTGCCACCTGTACGTTTGTCATGACCCTGGACAGAGACCGGGACCCGTGCTGTGATGCCAACTCCCGTTCCTTCCAACGTTGTACAGACAGAAGCAACGAGCCGCCACCCTTCCTCAGCCAAGGAGGATCCGTGCGCATCAGAAGAATCCGAACTCGAATGGCACTCCTGCTCGTCGCGGTGCTCGGCATGGCGGGACTGTCCGCCGCACCGGCCGCCACCGCCGCCGACGAGCCCGTGGAGGTCCACGGGCTGAAAGGCGAGTACTACACCCAGTCCGCCCCCGGCGCCTTCGACTTCCACGAGCTGAAGGCCACCGGATTCGACACCAACCTCGACTTCGACAACCTGGAGCCGCGACTCGCCTTCGCCACCGGTCAGTCGGACGACGTCAACGTCCGCTGGACCGGCCGGATCGTCCCGGAGAAGACCGGCGCCACCACCTTCTCGATCATCGGCGACAACGGATTCCGGCTGTGGGTCGACGGGCAACTCGCCATCGATCACTGGGTCGACGACTGGGACCGTGAACAGACCTCCCAGCCCGTCGAGCTGACCGCCGGCCGGGCCTACGACATCAAGGTCGAGTACTTCGAGCACTTCGGCGGCTCCAACCTCCATCTGCGCTGGACCCCGCCGGGCGGCACGAAGACGGCCGTCCCGCAGTCGGCGCTCCGGCTGCCCGACGGATATGCCTATGACGGCGCCATCGCAACCACGGTGGAGAGGGACGGCCGTACCCTGCGCCTCGACTTCGCCCAGGCGCTCGCCGCGCCCCCGGCCGGTCTCACCGACCACCTCGAAGCCGTCATCGGCGGCGCCAAGTGGCCCCTGTCCACGGCGAAGCTGGACCCGGCCGACCCGAAGTCGCTGCTCGTCCGGCTGAAGGAACCCGTCGTCGGCAATAAGACCGGCACGGCCCGGGGCACCGCCGACCTGAGCTACGACGGCAAGGGCGGCCTCTCCGGTACGAGCGGCAACGTTGTCAACACCTTCTGGAGCAGCGGCTCCAACCACTCCACCTACCAGCTGCGGACGAAGTGGGCGGACGACGTCGGCCCGCGCAACGCCCACCCCGAGTACCCCCGGCCCCAGCTCACCCGGGACAACTGGCAGAACCTGAACGGGTCCTGGCAGTTCGCCGCGGCCAAGGCGGGCGACCAGCCGCCGGTCGGCAGGAACCTCGCCGAGAAGATCCTCGTGCCCTACCCCGTGGAATCCCAGCTCTCCGGCATCGAACGGCACGAGGACCGCATGTGGTACCGCCGCACCTTCACGGTCCCCAAGGACTGGCGGATCGGCTCCGGCAAGCGGCTGCGGCTCAACTTCGGCGCCGTCGACTGGCGGGCCGAGGTCTACGTCAACGGCACCAAAGTCGCCGAACACCAGGGTGGCTACGACAAGTTCAGCGCCGATGTGACCGCCGCGCTGAAGCCGGGAAGGACTCAGGAGCTGATCGTCGGCGTCTACGACCCGACCGACGCGCAGGGCGGCGAGAACCCGCCGGTGGGCAAGCAGCGTCTCGACCCCAGCGGCATCTGGTACACCCCGTCCTCCGGAATCTGGCAGACGGTGTGGATGGAACCGGTCGCCTCCGACCACGTCGACTCGCTCAAGCTCACGCCCGACGTGAAGAACAGCCGGCTCAGCGTCGAGCCGCAGGGCGTCCGCAGCGGGGTGCCGGTCACCGCCACCGCCTACGCCGGACACAAGAAGGTCGCCACCGTGACCGGCCGCACCGGGCAGCCGCTCACTCTGAAGATCGTCAACCCGCACCTCTGGTCGCCGGACGATCCGTTCCTCTACGACCTGAAGGTCACGGTCGGCGCGGACCGCGTCGGCAGCTACTTCGGGATGCGTTCCATCGCCGTGGAGAAGGTGGACGGGACCCCGCGCACGGTCCTCAACGGCAAGCCGGTCTTCATGATGGCCACCCTCGACCAGGGCTTCTGGCCCGACGGTCTGCACACCGCGCCGACCGACGAAGCCCTGGCGTACGACCTGAAGATGCACAAGCAGATGGGCTTCAACGCGGTCCGCAAGCACATCAAGGTGGAACCCGACCGCTGGTTCTACTGGGCGGACCGGCTCGGCCTGATGGTCTGGCAGGACATGCCCGCCATGACGGCCGGGGTCGATCCGGACGCCGCGTCCCGCGCCGAGTACGAGCGCGAGATGAAGCAGATGATCGACGAGCACATCAGCAGCCCGTCGGTCGTCATGTGGGTGACCTTCAACGAGGGTTGGGGCCAGTACGACGAGGCCCGCATCGCCGACCAGGCCAAGTCCTGGGACCCCACCCGCCTCGTCAACTCCATGTCGGGCATCAACCTCGGCGTGGACGGCGGCACCGGCGACATCATCGACGAGCACGGCTACCCGAGTCCGGCACTGCCGCCCGACCCCGACGGGAAGCGCGCCCTCGTCAGCGGAGAGTACGGCGGTCTCGGCCTCGCGGTGCCCGGTCACGCCTGGTCGGTGCAGCAGTCCTACGTGGACGTCGACCCGGCGACGTACACCGACGACTACCTGGCCCGCCTGGACGAGGTGCACAAGCTCGCCTGCAAGGGCGGCAACGGCGCCGTCTACACCCAGATCTCGGATGTGGAGGGCGAGTTGAACGGGCTGATGACGTACGACCGCAAGGTGGTCAAGCCCGATGTGAAGCGGCTGAAGGCGGCCCACGACGCGCTGATCCACGACGCGTCGCAGCCCACACCGGCAGGCTGCTCCTGACGGCGGGCCGCCCGGCCGGCGCCTCACCGCTTCATCGTAGGCGCCACGTTCCGACCCGCTGACGGGTCATCGGCACGGTCCGCTCCCCCGAGGACGGGGGAGCGGACCGTGCCTCGTCCGTCCCGCCCCGCCACTCGTCCCCCCGCTCGCCGGACGAGCCGCCTCACCGGTTTTCGCGTGCGCCACCGTGAGGGGTGCCGGAGAAGGGGTAGACGGCCGTCATGATCTCCCCCCGTGTCCTCGCAGCCGACAGCTCGTCCTCGCTCCCCCTGATCGTCGCCGGCGTGGTGCTCGCCGCCCTCCTGATCGGCGCGTTCTGGTACGGCAGCCGCCGTACCGCACGCCGCGTGGACCCCGGCGCCCGCCCGGCGGACCAGAACCCGCGAGCGGCGACACGACAGAACTCCTGGCAGACCCCCGACGACGACCCCGACCGCCGCCCGCGGACCTGACCGCCCCTCCCCCGTGCGTCGCACACCGTCGTTCGCCCGGCCTGCGTCCCGGGCGTCCGGGCTCGGGGGCCCGGGCGGTGACGAAGCGCGGTGTGTGCGGACGCCGGCCGGCTCACGCCGTGCCGGGCGGCGCCGTGCTCTGGCGCACCACGAGATGCGTGGCCAGCTCGATGCGCTGGGCGGTCTTGCCGGACTCGTCGCGGTGGAACAGCATGCGTGAGGCCTCCTCGGCCATGTGCCGCAGCGGCTGGTGCACCGTGGTGAGCGGCGGGCTCGACCACTGCGCGAGCGGTACGTCGTCGTAGCCGACCACCGACAGATCCCGCGGTACGTGGAGTCCCTTGACGCGGGCCGCCTCCAGCACGCCGAGCGCCTGGAGGTCGCTGCCCGCGAAGATCGCGGTCGGCCGGTCCGGGCCGTCCAGCAGGCTCATCGCGTGCTCGAAACCGCCCTGCACATGGAAGTCGCCGAAACGGATGAGCCGAGGGTCCACCTCCAGGCCGGCCATGGCCATGGCGGAGCGATAGCCGTCCAGGCGGGCGAGAGAGCACAGCATGTCCTCGGGACCGGTGATGATCGCGACCCGTTCGTGGTCCTGTGCGGTGAGATGCCGGGTGGCGGCGAGGCCGCCGGCCCAGTTCGCCGACCCGACCGACGGCACGTCGGGGTCGGGGTCACCGGCGGGATCGACCACGACGAAGGGGATGGCCGCCGCCCTGAGCTGCCGTTTGACGTCCTGCGGGAGGGTGGAGAAGACCAGGACGACGCCCAACGGCTTTCTCTGCAGGACGCCCGCGAGCCATTCCGGCCCGGGGGTGTGGCGCGTGCCGCTGACGGTGAGGACGACCGTGGCACGGTTGTCCCGCGCCACCTGCTCCACGCCCTTGATCAGTTCCATCGCCCAGATGCTGTCCAACTCGTGGAACACCAGTTCCAGGAGGGCGGGCTGCGACGACGTCCGGGTACGCCGGCGGTAGCCGTGCTCCTCCAGCAGTCGTTCCACCTTGGCCCGGGTCACGCGTGACACATCCGCGCGGCCGTTCAGCACCTTCGAAACTGTCGGCAACGAAACGCCGGCCACTCTCGCCACTTCGGCCAGGGTCACCCTGCCGTTCGCCTCGTCCTCTTCGCTCATGCCTGCAGGATATAGCCACCGGCTCAGACAACGGTCCGAGCAAGTGCCTGCATGACCATTGACCGTGTCTCAGGCCTGACCTAGTGTCCGCAGCGCCAATACTTTCGGTAATGCATTCGAAACTTTCGAAAGGCGAAGGATGAACACACGTGCGCGCATGCCCAGACTGGTGGCCTGCGGTGCGACGCTCGCCCTGGCGCTGAGCCTCTCCGCCTGCGGCGGCGACAACGGCAAGGCGTCGTCGAACGACGGCAAGATCCACGTCCTGGTCTACGGGGACGCCAGCAACAAGGTCGAGAAGCAGATCGTCGACACGTTCAACAAGACGTCCGACGTCAAGGCCGTCCTCGACACCATCCCCGGTGCCGACTATCAGCAGAAGCTCCAAACGATCATCAACACGCCTCAGGCGCCGGACATCTTCTTCAACTGGGGCGGCGGCAGCATCCAGCCGTTCGTCAAGGCCGGCCTGCTGATGCCGCTGGACAGTTTCATCAAGAAGGACCCGAACCTGGAGAAGAGCTTCCTGCCCTCGGTCGTCAAGAGCGCGGTCGTCGACGGGACGTCCTACGGCGTGCCGATGCGCGGCACCCAGCCCGTGCTGCTGTTCCACAACAAGAAGGTCCTCGACGACGCGGGTGTGAAGCCCCCGCAGACGTGGGACGAGCTGCTCGGCGCGGTCAAGAAGCTCAAGGCGAAGGGCGTCACCCCCATCGCCCTCGGTGGCGGCGACAGATGGCCCACACTCATGTGGTTCGAGTACCTCTACGACCGCATCGCCGGCCCGGGCCTGTTCCAGAAGGCCCATGAGGGCGACAAGAAGGCGTGGGAGAGCGCCGACAGCAAGAAGGCCCTGAGCATGATCAGGGAACTCGTGGACGCCGGTGCCTTCGGCAAGAACTACGACTCCGTGAAGTACACCAACGGCGCCTCGCCGGCGCTGCTGGCGTCGGGCAAGGCCGGGTTCGAGC
This region includes:
- a CDS encoding sugar ABC transporter ATP-binding protein encodes the protein MLSVTGLSKTFPGVKALSQVDFTARAGEVHALIGENGAGKSTLIKVLTGVYQPDEGEVTYNGTPVRFATPLHAQHAGISTIYQEVNLVPLMTVARNLFLGREPRNRLGLIDFRRMHREADAALRELGLRVDVRRPLRELGVGAQQMVALARAVSVDARVVVMDEPTSSLEPREVRTLFGVIRMLRERGIAVIYVSHRLDELYEICDTVTVLRDGKVVHTGRIAELDRLRLVALMLGREITDVREDGLTKFAGGHQAEAEPVLQATELTVRHQLDAVSVSVRPGEVVGLGGLLGSGRTETAKAIAGALPTDSGQVVVAGARVRSGSTPAAIRAGISLLPEDRKAEGIVPGLSVRENIALAALPGLSRFGLVDEARIDRIVETFMKRLRIKAAGPHQKVGELSGGNQQKVLLARWLAMQPKVLLLDEPTRGIDVGAKAEVQKLIDELADDGLGVLLISSDPEELIEGSDRVIVLKDGAVVEELTGDAVTEDRLMRAIAAAPADTGSGTGPGGHDD
- a CDS encoding ABC transporter substrate-binding protein, which translates into the protein MKPIAPRHRTYARTLLATGLITSLALVSGCAKSEDDSADKDKSSTSQGDGGQVVASPSTGSGPTCAIDAYGAKKTDLKSATVGFSQSEKEANPFRIAETASIKAEAKQRGVKLLTANAQSQFSKQISDVQDLIAKGADLLVIAPLNSDGWEPVLRSASAKHIPIITIDRKINAAACKDYVSFIGSDFVEQGKRAADRMIEATGGKGEIAILLGAAGNNVTTERTKGFEDRVKEKAPGLKIVFKQTGEFAREKGQSVTENLIQSKPGITGIYAENDEMGLGAVNALKGAGKQPGAVKIVTIDGTRNAVQGIVDGWIDGVVESNPRFGPLAFQTLDSFTKGEKVAQDIVIQDSEYTTANAKSDLGKAY
- a CDS encoding LacI family DNA-binding transcriptional regulator — its product is MRVSLKDVAEHAGVSIKTVSNVVNNYPHVTPAMRARVQEAIDELGYRPNLTARSLRKGRTGIIALAIPELGNPYFAELAGAVIDAAAEHEFTVLLDHTRGDREQEVLVSQGFRANVIDGLILSPLELEAEDLRSRTDDVPLVLLGEREYELPYDHIAIDNVAAARSAVRHLLSRGRSRIAYLGARTDSANRPAHLRLAGWREELTEAGVPAPDDLVVPVGGWDREEGARGMARLLDSGVRPDAVFAYNDLVAIGAMRVLHERGLRVPWDVAVVGFDDIEEGRFGAVTLTTISPDKQAIARMAVASLLRSLSGRTEPGGRELTADFRLVERESTLGRR
- a CDS encoding PA14 domain-containing protein, which produces MRIRRIRTRMALLLVAVLGMAGLSAAPAATAADEPVEVHGLKGEYYTQSAPGAFDFHELKATGFDTNLDFDNLEPRLAFATGQSDDVNVRWTGRIVPEKTGATTFSIIGDNGFRLWVDGQLAIDHWVDDWDREQTSQPVELTAGRAYDIKVEYFEHFGGSNLHLRWTPPGGTKTAVPQSALRLPDGYAYDGAIATTVERDGRTLRLDFAQALAAPPAGLTDHLEAVIGGAKWPLSTAKLDPADPKSLLVRLKEPVVGNKTGTARGTADLSYDGKGGLSGTSGNVVNTFWSSGSNHSTYQLRTKWADDVGPRNAHPEYPRPQLTRDNWQNLNGSWQFAAAKAGDQPPVGRNLAEKILVPYPVESQLSGIERHEDRMWYRRTFTVPKDWRIGSGKRLRLNFGAVDWRAEVYVNGTKVAEHQGGYDKFSADVTAALKPGRTQELIVGVYDPTDAQGGENPPVGKQRLDPSGIWYTPSSGIWQTVWMEPVASDHVDSLKLTPDVKNSRLSVEPQGVRSGVPVTATAYAGHKKVATVTGRTGQPLTLKIVNPHLWSPDDPFLYDLKVTVGADRVGSYFGMRSIAVEKVDGTPRTVLNGKPVFMMATLDQGFWPDGLHTAPTDEALAYDLKMHKQMGFNAVRKHIKVEPDRWFYWADRLGLMVWQDMPAMTAGVDPDAASRAEYEREMKQMIDEHISSPSVVMWVTFNEGWGQYDEARIADQAKSWDPTRLVNSMSGINLGVDGGTGDIIDEHGYPSPALPPDPDGKRALVSGEYGGLGLAVPGHAWSVQQSYVDVDPATYTDDYLARLDEVHKLACKGGNGAVYTQISDVEGELNGLMTYDRKVVKPDVKRLKAAHDALIHDASQPTPAGCS
- a CDS encoding DUF6479 family protein, yielding MISPRVLAADSSSSLPLIVAGVVLAALLIGAFWYGSRRTARRVDPGARPADQNPRAATRQNSWQTPDDDPDRRPRT
- a CDS encoding LacI family DNA-binding transcriptional regulator, which translates into the protein MSEEDEANGRVTLAEVARVAGVSLPTVSKVLNGRADVSRVTRAKVERLLEEHGYRRRTRTSSQPALLELVFHELDSIWAMELIKGVEQVARDNRATVVLTVSGTRHTPGPEWLAGVLQRKPLGVVLVFSTLPQDVKRQLRAAAIPFVVVDPAGDPDPDVPSVGSANWAGGLAATRHLTAQDHERVAIITGPEDMLCSLARLDGYRSAMAMAGLEVDPRLIRFGDFHVQGGFEHAMSLLDGPDRPTAIFAGSDLQALGVLEAARVKGLHVPRDLSVVGYDDVPLAQWSSPPLTTVHQPLRHMAEEASRMLFHRDESGKTAQRIELATHLVVRQSTAPPGTA
- a CDS encoding ABC transporter substrate-binding protein yields the protein MNTRARMPRLVACGATLALALSLSACGGDNGKASSNDGKIHVLVYGDASNKVEKQIVDTFNKTSDVKAVLDTIPGADYQQKLQTIINTPQAPDIFFNWGGGSIQPFVKAGLLMPLDSFIKKDPNLEKSFLPSVVKSAVVDGTSYGVPMRGTQPVLLFHNKKVLDDAGVKPPQTWDELLGAVKKLKAKGVTPIALGGGDRWPTLMWFEYLYDRIAGPGLFQKAHEGDKKAWESADSKKALSMIRELVDAGAFGKNYDSVKYTNGASPALLASGKAGFELMGSWYYAQQQSDAKAFAEKDLGYTTFPTVPEGKGDAADVVGNTNNFYSVLKKTKHPEAVGEFLKLMYSDEFVKAQLAIGNLPTTTNTPKFLGTSADPDYSRFQYDLVAKAPAFQLSWDQAYPPAAGTPIQQAVQQFFNGQIDADGFIQAMQALPTE